Proteins from a genomic interval of bacterium:
- a CDS encoding SDR family oxidoreductase, whose amino-acid sequence MQRFEGKVAFITGAASGIGRATAERLAQEGASLFLCDVQQEGLEATVKQCHELGAQAEGQRCDVGEIADIEANVAACTSRFGGIDVLINVAGILALERTETATLETWERILRINLTGTFLLCQAALPSLLERKGNIVNISSTSALAGMPYGAAYGASKGGILAVTRTFAVEYGKKGLRANAICPGSIKTPMTGRGALPEDPDISLLQRAMALDEARGPETVAGVIAMVASADGAHINGESIRVDGGTLA is encoded by the coding sequence ATGCAACGATTCGAGGGAAAGGTGGCCTTCATTACGGGGGCTGCCTCTGGCATTGGTCGAGCGACGGCGGAAAGGCTGGCCCAGGAAGGTGCATCGCTCTTCCTCTGCGATGTCCAGCAGGAAGGATTGGAAGCCACCGTCAAGCAATGCCATGAGCTCGGCGCCCAGGCAGAGGGCCAACGTTGCGATGTGGGCGAGATCGCAGACATCGAAGCCAACGTGGCGGCCTGCACCTCGCGCTTCGGCGGGATCGATGTCCTGATCAACGTGGCAGGCATCCTGGCGCTGGAGCGGACCGAGACGGCGACACTCGAAACCTGGGAACGCATCCTGCGCATCAATCTCACGGGGACATTCCTGCTGTGTCAGGCGGCACTGCCCAGCCTTCTCGAACGCAAGGGCAACATCGTGAACATCTCCTCGACATCGGCGTTGGCAGGGATGCCCTACGGTGCCGCCTATGGTGCGAGCAAGGGCGGCATCCTGGCCGTTACGCGCACCTTCGCCGTCGAGTATGGAAAGAAGGGGCTGCGCGCAAATGCGATCTGCCCCGGCTCGATCAAGACGCCGATGACGGGCCGAGGCGCGCTGCCGGAGGACCCGGACATCTCGCTGCTCCAACGGGCCATGGCCCTCGACGAAGCCCGCGGTCCGGAGACTGTCGCTGGCGTGATCGCCATGGTCGCATCCGCCGATGGTGCCCACATCAATGGCGAATCGATCCGTGTCGACGGTGGCACCCTCGCCTAG
- a CDS encoding DUF427 domain-containing protein, which translates to MTHSKAYDEYPEHTLELEPQPGIARATFQGKVIAESQQAVRLLEGNYAAALYFPQADVRMDLLRKSSHSTHCPFKGDASYWSIGNDPGAGKNAVWGYEAPFDQMLGLKDLVSFSTDRVDVETGD; encoded by the coding sequence GTGACCCACAGCAAGGCCTACGACGAATACCCGGAGCACACGCTCGAGCTGGAACCGCAGCCCGGGATCGCCCGAGCGACCTTCCAGGGCAAAGTCATCGCAGAGAGCCAACAAGCGGTGCGCCTGCTCGAAGGGAACTACGCCGCCGCTCTCTACTTCCCGCAGGCCGACGTGCGGATGGATCTGCTGCGGAAGAGCTCCCACTCCACGCACTGCCCATTCAAGGGCGACGCCAGCTACTGGAGCATCGGAAACGACCCCGGCGCCGGTAAGAATGCTGTCTGGGGCTACGAGGCACCCTTCGATCAGATGCTGGGCTTGAAGGATCTGGTCTCCTTCTCAACGGACCGCGTCGATGTGGAGACCGGAGACTGA
- a CDS encoding DMT family transporter, whose translation MNTAHIQVAVAALLFSTGGAAIKLVELSSWQIAGFRSLVAAVVLWIALPQWRMIPDRRIVMVSFAYGATLVLYAIANKKTTAAAAIFLQSSASLYVLLAAPKLLAEPRQPSDLPIVLALLAGVVLFFLGTDIPLATAPNPGLGNWLGAASGVTWAATLMGLRWLGRMSVASAAPDPTGAAVITGNLLAFAVCAPFAFPLGGAETGDWLMVGYLGAFQIGLAYVFMVRGVKRLRALEFSLILLLEPIMSAVLSWIVHGEALSVLALAGGALILAGVTTQAVRR comes from the coding sequence ATGAACACCGCACACATCCAGGTAGCCGTGGCAGCATTGCTCTTCTCCACGGGCGGCGCGGCGATCAAGCTCGTGGAGCTCTCGAGTTGGCAGATCGCGGGCTTCCGATCGCTCGTGGCGGCGGTCGTGCTCTGGATCGCCCTCCCGCAATGGCGAATGATCCCCGACCGGCGGATCGTCATGGTCAGCTTTGCCTACGGGGCAACCCTCGTCCTGTACGCGATCGCCAATAAAAAGACAACGGCGGCGGCCGCGATCTTCCTGCAGAGCTCGGCCAGCCTCTACGTGCTGCTCGCAGCACCAAAGCTCCTCGCCGAACCACGGCAGCCGAGCGACCTGCCGATCGTGTTGGCCCTGCTCGCGGGAGTCGTGCTCTTCTTCCTGGGCACCGACATTCCGCTGGCGACGGCGCCAAACCCGGGCCTTGGCAACTGGCTCGGCGCAGCCAGCGGCGTGACCTGGGCCGCCACGCTGATGGGACTGCGTTGGTTGGGTCGGATGAGTGTGGCCAGCGCGGCTCCAGACCCGACAGGTGCAGCCGTGATCACGGGCAACCTGTTGGCCTTCGCGGTCTGCGCTCCCTTTGCTTTTCCACTCGGCGGCGCAGAAACCGGTGATTGGTTGATGGTCGGCTACCTGGGCGCCTTCCAGATCGGCCTGGCCTATGTCTTCATGGTTCGTGGGGTCAAGCGGCTGCGCGCGCTGGAGTTCAGCCTGATCCTGCTGCTGGAGCCGATCATGAGCGCGGTCCTCTCCTGGATCGTGCATGGCGAAGCGCTGTCCGTCCTTGCCCTCGCCGGTGGCGCACTGATTCTCGCAGGCGTGACAACCCAGGCTGTCCGGCGCTGA
- a CDS encoding DUF1109 domain-containing protein — protein MNEASSESPNDDGSEELIRVLARGLEPVQPLPPLRFVVGGLLGLWGLVAAVGVVVFGSRPDLAEAWLGQGGVAFVFAGLGLAGIAGLVAAVALGVPGRERLVSWMVLTAGAGMVLAAAGGSLLFLESPMPWRGGGWSADLNCLAVAVAVGILPALGVVAFAGRAAPFRPLVLVVAAAASAAALGTVVAQASCPMADLRHLLMGHVLAPAAGALVLSTPLLIALRRIGRRG, from the coding sequence GTGAACGAAGCAAGCAGCGAGTCCCCGAACGATGACGGCAGCGAAGAGCTGATCCGCGTGCTGGCCCGTGGGCTCGAGCCTGTTCAGCCGCTTCCGCCCTTGCGGTTCGTGGTGGGCGGGCTCCTCGGCTTGTGGGGATTGGTCGCGGCCGTAGGCGTGGTGGTGTTCGGCAGCCGGCCCGACCTCGCCGAGGCCTGGCTGGGGCAGGGTGGGGTGGCATTCGTATTCGCCGGCCTCGGACTGGCGGGCATTGCGGGGCTCGTCGCCGCCGTGGCCCTCGGTGTGCCTGGGCGAGAGCGTCTCGTGAGCTGGATGGTCCTGACTGCGGGCGCAGGCATGGTTCTCGCTGCGGCAGGTGGCAGCTTGCTCTTCCTCGAGAGCCCGATGCCCTGGCGCGGGGGAGGCTGGAGCGCCGATCTGAATTGTCTGGCGGTGGCCGTCGCGGTCGGCATTCTGCCTGCCCTCGGTGTGGTGGCCTTTGCGGGACGTGCGGCGCCGTTCCGACCGCTCGTGCTCGTGGTGGCCGCCGCTGCCAGCGCTGCCGCTCTCGGTACTGTCGTGGCTCAAGCGAGCTGTCCGATGGCCGACCTTCGCCACCTGTTGATGGGCCACGTCCTGGCACCGGCGGCCGGCGCCCTGGTGCTCTCAACGCCGCTCTTGATCGCCCTTCGCCGGATCGGGCGGAGGGGTTAG
- a CDS encoding sigma-70 family RNA polymerase sigma factor: MGSEQEERAERWRSWMRAAQEGDAEAYQRVLTELLPYVRSVVRGRVGDDAAVEDVVQEVLMRIHTARHTYHPERPLLPWVRTIARNASVDQTRRRARELSRQGETEPDALPAAVRSVEGPISRGLIRALDRLPANQREAVTLLKLEGLSVQEAAEKAGITPGALKLRAHRGYRALRDLLGRERP, encoded by the coding sequence ATGGGCAGCGAGCAAGAAGAACGTGCCGAGCGTTGGCGAAGCTGGATGCGCGCGGCCCAGGAGGGCGACGCGGAGGCCTACCAGCGGGTCTTGACCGAATTGCTTCCCTACGTCCGCAGTGTGGTGCGGGGTCGTGTTGGCGATGATGCGGCCGTCGAAGACGTCGTCCAGGAAGTCCTGATGCGTATCCATACCGCTCGTCACACCTACCACCCGGAACGGCCGCTCCTGCCCTGGGTTCGTACCATCGCTCGCAACGCCAGCGTCGATCAAACCCGGCGCCGCGCCCGAGAACTCAGCCGCCAGGGCGAGACAGAGCCTGATGCGCTGCCGGCGGCCGTTCGTTCTGTGGAGGGTCCCATCTCACGGGGTCTCATCCGCGCCCTCGATCGGCTCCCGGCCAATCAGCGCGAGGCCGTGACGCTGTTGAAGCTCGAGGGTCTTTCGGTGCAGGAGGCAGCCGAGAAGGCCGGCATCACTCCTGGCGCCTTGAAGCTCCGGGCTCACCGGGGCTACCGCGCGTTACGCGATCTCCTGGGGAGGGAACGCCCGTGA
- a CDS encoding sigma-70 family RNA polymerase sigma factor, translating into MSTRVGNPETPDPAGVREVLGRAQLGDRSALTELYRQYREDVDRLCGRMLGSPSEAEDAHAEVFLRAQTALASYDPKRPFRKWLLGIASHHCIDRLRRRQVEGRLFSAEDLDPDTHAGRGPSPLASALGEEARQQVSLAIDALEDRYRAPLVLRYFAELSYREIAEQLELRPEQVGVLLHRSKDRLRHQLGRQAGRS; encoded by the coding sequence ATGAGTACACGCGTCGGAAATCCTGAGACACCGGACCCCGCGGGGGTTCGCGAGGTTCTGGGCAGGGCCCAACTCGGGGATCGTTCGGCCCTCACGGAGCTGTATCGGCAATATCGCGAGGACGTCGACCGCCTGTGTGGTCGTATGCTCGGCTCACCGAGCGAGGCCGAGGATGCCCACGCGGAGGTCTTCCTGCGCGCCCAGACGGCGCTGGCGAGCTACGACCCCAAGCGGCCATTCCGCAAATGGCTGCTCGGTATCGCGTCCCATCATTGCATCGACCGGCTACGACGGCGCCAGGTGGAAGGCCGCCTCTTCAGCGCGGAGGATCTCGACCCGGATACGCACGCGGGCCGTGGTCCTTCCCCTCTGGCATCGGCCCTGGGCGAGGAGGCGCGGCAGCAGGTCTCGCTGGCCATCGACGCCCTCGAGGACCGCTACCGGGCGCCGCTCGTGCTGCGCTACTTCGCCGAACTCTCCTACCGGGAGATTGCCGAGCAACTGGAGCTACGTCCGGAGCAAGTGGGCGTGCTGTTGCATCGTTCGAAGGATCGCCTGCGCCATCAGCTCGGAAGACAGGCGGGTCGCTCATGA
- a CDS encoding aspartate aminotransferase family protein: MTLPKQGLDREALFSQMRERKTQDADWHGARTFSLVYPAGDEVDSILAEANELYLYENALNPLRFPSLRQMEVEVVDVTKGLLHAPEEAAGCMTSGGTESILMAVKSARGRAKDERGVTEPQLLAPVSAHPAFGKAAHYLGLEHVQIPIDGNYKADLRETERLIGDRTALVVGSCPNYPFGTSDPIPEMAGMASERGISFHTDACLGGFLLPFYEKLGEPVPPFDFRVPGVTTISADVHKYGYATKGASIVTHRDGEHLKKYQRFLYDRWPGGLYLSFAMAGARPAAPIAAAWAILHYLGEEGYVKLAAQIRDAVKQIQAGIADIPELTVVGEPIMSVFAFTAAEGSGVDPFAVGDAMDQKGWCIDRQHGPDALHLMISPKHLSVADAFLSDLRDAVKNHGPSQGKEARYS, translated from the coding sequence ATGACGCTCCCCAAGCAAGGACTCGATCGCGAGGCGCTCTTCTCGCAGATGCGCGAACGCAAGACCCAGGACGCGGATTGGCATGGCGCGCGCACGTTCAGCCTGGTCTATCCGGCCGGAGACGAAGTCGATTCGATTCTTGCGGAGGCCAATGAGCTCTACCTCTACGAGAACGCGCTCAACCCGTTGCGCTTCCCGAGCCTCCGCCAGATGGAGGTCGAGGTCGTCGACGTCACCAAGGGCTTGCTGCATGCGCCAGAAGAGGCCGCGGGTTGCATGACTTCAGGTGGCACCGAGAGCATCCTGATGGCGGTCAAGTCGGCGCGGGGCCGCGCCAAGGACGAGCGCGGTGTGACCGAGCCGCAGCTCCTCGCGCCGGTGTCGGCACATCCCGCCTTCGGGAAGGCCGCTCACTATCTGGGGCTCGAGCATGTGCAGATTCCGATCGACGGGAACTACAAAGCGGATCTGCGCGAAACCGAGCGCTTGATTGGCGATCGCACAGCACTGGTCGTCGGTTCCTGCCCGAACTATCCGTTCGGGACCTCCGACCCGATTCCCGAGATGGCCGGGATGGCATCGGAGCGCGGGATATCGTTTCACACCGACGCCTGCCTCGGCGGTTTCCTGCTGCCTTTCTACGAGAAGCTCGGCGAGCCGGTGCCGCCCTTCGATTTCCGGGTGCCCGGTGTCACGACGATCTCGGCAGATGTGCACAAGTATGGTTATGCGACGAAGGGTGCTTCGATCGTGACCCATCGCGACGGCGAACATCTGAAGAAGTACCAGCGCTTCCTCTACGATCGCTGGCCCGGCGGGCTCTACCTTTCGTTTGCGATGGCCGGAGCCCGTCCTGCGGCCCCGATCGCCGCTGCCTGGGCCATCCTCCACTACCTCGGCGAAGAGGGTTACGTGAAGCTGGCCGCTCAGATCCGCGACGCCGTAAAGCAGATCCAGGCTGGCATCGCGGACATTCCCGAGCTGACGGTGGTCGGCGAACCGATCATGAGCGTGTTCGCGTTCACGGCGGCGGAAGGCTCAGGCGTCGATCCCTTCGCGGTGGGGGATGCGATGGATCAGAAAGGCTGGTGCATCGATCGCCAGCACGGCCCCGATGCGTTGCACCTGATGATCAGCCCCAAGCATCTCAGTGTGGCGGACGCGTTCCTCTCCGATCTGCGGGATGCGGTCAAGAACCACGGGCCGTCTCAGGGCAAGGAGGCTCGCTACAGCTGA
- a CDS encoding phytanoyl-CoA dioxygenase family protein translates to MVGLDRAEREGWERDGFVLLRAAVSPEVCREMLGRAVHLAREQARGRDLGLPFVLPEPATQAAAQRPEDAVGKIFRLHPEDPVFEPFSRTPALLDRLESLLGPAFDCFLSQFIFKNPGALGQPWHQDSYYFPFEPDRQVGVWVAVTAATRENGPLWVLPGSHREPVHEHVPDRREHSQIGYVEIVDHDMSAATPVLMDPGDVLLFDSHLMHRSTDNGSEGTRAAMVYHYSPAGTLDGSTGFTPNRWVPVRRPAAEAD, encoded by the coding sequence GTGGTTGGCCTGGACCGAGCAGAACGTGAGGGCTGGGAGCGGGACGGATTCGTCTTGCTGCGCGCCGCCGTATCGCCGGAGGTCTGCCGGGAGATGCTCGGCCGGGCCGTGCACCTGGCCCGCGAGCAGGCGCGAGGGCGCGATCTCGGCCTGCCTTTCGTGTTGCCCGAACCCGCGACCCAGGCTGCCGCGCAACGGCCCGAAGACGCGGTTGGAAAGATCTTCCGCCTGCATCCGGAAGATCCTGTCTTCGAACCCTTCTCCCGGACGCCGGCTCTTCTCGATCGGCTCGAGAGCCTTCTCGGCCCGGCCTTCGATTGCTTCCTCTCCCAGTTCATCTTCAAGAACCCGGGTGCCTTGGGTCAGCCCTGGCATCAGGATTCCTACTATTTTCCGTTCGAGCCGGATCGTCAGGTCGGCGTCTGGGTTGCGGTCACCGCGGCAACCCGCGAGAACGGGCCTTTGTGGGTTCTCCCGGGCTCCCATAGGGAGCCGGTCCACGAACACGTTCCCGATCGCCGCGAGCACAGCCAGATCGGATATGTGGAGATCGTCGATCACGATATGAGTGCGGCCACCCCGGTTTTGATGGATCCCGGCGATGTACTCTTGTTCGACAGCCACTTGATGCACCGATCGACGGACAACGGGTCCGAAGGCACTCGGGCCGCAATGGTCTATCACTACAGCCCGGCCGGAACTCTCGATGGGTCGACCGGTTTTACCCCGAACCGTTGGGTTCCCGTGCGGCGACCTGCCGCGGAGGCAGACTGA
- the pdxH gene encoding pyridoxamine 5'-phosphate oxidase, whose amino-acid sequence MTDSDDAWLGRDPLPGDPFPLLAGWLNEAFSDGRQPSPHGISLATCAADGKPEVRVVLCQAVEPETGALVFFTHRESPKGRALAALPYASACFSFTHFGRQARISGPVELTSETESDAYFATRPVESQVGAWASDQSEPIESRAELMANVQAAADRFGVEPRGAEPSDRVPRPPTWGGYRLRAERIELWHSRAGRVHDRAEWSRRLTPEPGPWSPQRLQP is encoded by the coding sequence ATGACCGATTCCGACGACGCGTGGCTCGGACGAGACCCGCTTCCCGGCGATCCGTTTCCGCTTCTCGCAGGTTGGCTGAACGAGGCCTTCAGCGACGGCCGACAACCGAGCCCCCACGGTATCTCCCTCGCGACCTGCGCGGCGGATGGGAAGCCGGAGGTGCGCGTGGTGCTATGCCAGGCCGTCGAACCCGAGACGGGAGCACTCGTCTTCTTCACCCATCGAGAGAGCCCCAAGGGCCGGGCACTGGCCGCCCTGCCCTACGCATCCGCCTGCTTCTCCTTCACCCACTTCGGGCGTCAGGCACGGATCTCGGGCCCGGTCGAACTCACGAGCGAGACCGAATCCGACGCCTACTTCGCGACCCGCCCCGTGGAGAGCCAGGTGGGAGCCTGGGCGAGCGACCAAAGCGAGCCGATCGAATCGCGCGCGGAGCTGATGGCGAACGTGCAGGCCGCCGCAGACCGCTTCGGCGTCGAACCTCGCGGCGCCGAACCTTCCGACCGAGTCCCTCGCCCTCCGACCTGGGGCGGCTACCGGCTGCGCGCCGAGCGAATCGAACTCTGGCACTCGCGCGCCGGACGCGTTCACGACCGTGCCGAATGGAGCCGACGACTCACCCCAGAACCCGGCCCGTGGAGCCCCCAACGCCTCCAACCCTGA
- a CDS encoding sigma-70 family RNA polymerase sigma factor: MTAEFAGPPDDEAIRLAKAGDADAYRVLVERYQGRAFRLALRVLRDEDAARDAVQDAFLKAWNALPKFEGRSRFYTWLYRLVMNQCLDAKRRDKSDRHVAWEEGGAAEAELATAPPEEVDGVTFAPAAAVARKQLRQQLADAIARLPETARETLMLRDVDGLSYAEIAKALEIPKGTVMSRLHYARKQLQGFLLEVGAAPATPSPGEPQ; encoded by the coding sequence GTGACTGCCGAGTTCGCCGGACCGCCCGACGACGAGGCGATCCGGCTCGCCAAGGCCGGGGACGCCGACGCCTATCGGGTGCTCGTGGAGCGCTATCAGGGCCGGGCCTTCCGGCTTGCCCTGCGGGTGCTCCGCGACGAGGATGCAGCGCGCGACGCCGTCCAGGACGCGTTCCTCAAGGCCTGGAACGCGCTCCCGAAGTTCGAGGGCCGCTCCAGGTTCTACACCTGGTTGTACCGCCTCGTGATGAACCAATGCCTGGATGCCAAACGCCGCGACAAATCCGACCGCCACGTGGCGTGGGAGGAAGGGGGCGCCGCCGAGGCCGAGCTGGCGACGGCTCCGCCCGAGGAGGTGGACGGTGTGACCTTCGCACCCGCCGCCGCGGTCGCTCGCAAGCAGCTCAGGCAACAACTCGCCGATGCCATCGCACGCCTGCCCGAAACCGCCCGGGAAACACTCATGCTTCGTGACGTCGATGGCCTCTCCTATGCGGAGATCGCCAAGGCCCTCGAGATTCCAAAGGGGACGGTGATGAGCCGGCTCCACTACGCCCGCAAGCAGCTCCAGGGCTTCTTGCTCGAGGTCGGTGCCGCACCGGCCACGCCATCGCCGGGAGAACCCCAATGA
- the polA gene encoding DNA polymerase I, with the protein MSRLVVIDGANFLYRAFFGVPPLRNADGFPTNAVYGFANMLRKVLREEAPDGIVIAMDPPGGSFRKELYAEYKANRDAQPEDLSVQIPVARELIEAFSIPIFEVPGFEADDVIASLVENSPADLEVVIVSTDKDLMQLVSDRVVLLDTMKDKRIGPAEVEARFGVPPAQLLDVRALVGDPSDNIPGVKGIGEKGAAKLIGEWGDLETLIANAANVKGKKAREGLEGQADAARLSKQLATLRTDVPLPGQPKDLSVPEPDTGALREMYKRLEFTRLLDDLAGGAPEERAPEIPTDILTTKRELSAWLKGGAGRGLSLALVGGDLESGLVGEPAGLAIECDDKVAYLPPGHRILFPVCELSWDEALSAIAAAITSSKGGVWRGRDTKRIQTVFAEAGNPLPPPDFDVELAGFLLDPAAQRTTAGLAQSTLGRSVRSFEEIAGRGAKAIPPYELPLDIAGPWAGEEAAALRDLEMPLRERLAKDELDGLFEDVELPLTTVLSEMERTGVRIDEAKLAELSEEYESELSRIQGRIYALAGEEFTIASPKQLQVILFDKLNLTPIKKTKTGFSTDEGVLEQLASQHDLPVEILAYRRLAKLKSTYVDALPPLVNEGTGRIHPTFNQSGAATGRLSSTHPNVQNIPIRTEQGIRIREAFIPADGNVLVSADYSQVELRVMAHFSGDASLIEAFHSGDDIHRRTAAEVSGIDPADVTSEQRDAAKAINFGILYGSSAFGIANQLGIAQAEAQQTIDRYFAQYEGVARFLADTKAAAKRDGYVRTLLGRRRYLPDLGSRNRALRMASERMAVNTVIQGTAADLIKKAMILVSEFLRSEALAARMILQVHDELVFDAPAAEVEALSEGVRTLMEGVYALEVPLVVDVGSGEHWRAAH; encoded by the coding sequence GTGTCCCGACTGGTCGTGATCGACGGGGCGAACTTCCTCTACCGCGCCTTCTTCGGGGTGCCGCCGCTGCGCAATGCCGACGGCTTTCCCACGAACGCGGTCTATGGGTTCGCGAACATGCTGCGCAAGGTGCTCCGCGAGGAAGCGCCCGACGGCATCGTCATCGCAATGGATCCGCCTGGGGGTTCCTTCCGGAAGGAGCTCTACGCCGAATACAAAGCGAATCGAGACGCTCAGCCCGAAGATCTTTCCGTCCAGATCCCCGTGGCTCGGGAGCTGATCGAGGCTTTTTCGATTCCGATCTTCGAGGTTCCGGGTTTCGAGGCCGATGACGTCATTGCCAGCCTGGTCGAGAACTCACCGGCCGATCTGGAGGTGGTGATCGTCTCGACGGACAAGGATCTGATGCAGCTCGTCAGCGATCGGGTCGTGCTGCTCGACACGATGAAGGACAAGCGCATCGGTCCGGCAGAGGTCGAAGCGCGTTTCGGTGTCCCACCGGCGCAACTGCTCGATGTCCGTGCCCTGGTTGGAGATCCCTCGGACAATATTCCCGGCGTGAAGGGCATCGGCGAAAAGGGCGCAGCGAAATTGATCGGGGAGTGGGGTGACCTCGAGACCCTGATCGCGAATGCCGCCAACGTCAAAGGCAAGAAAGCCAGGGAAGGCCTGGAGGGGCAGGCCGATGCGGCGCGGCTCTCGAAGCAGCTCGCGACATTGCGCACGGATGTCCCCCTGCCGGGGCAGCCGAAGGATCTCAGTGTTCCCGAGCCGGATACCGGGGCGCTGCGGGAGATGTACAAGCGTCTCGAGTTCACTCGCTTGCTCGACGATCTCGCCGGCGGAGCGCCGGAGGAACGGGCTCCGGAGATTCCGACCGACATCCTCACCACGAAGCGCGAGCTTTCAGCATGGCTGAAGGGCGGGGCCGGGCGCGGCCTGAGCCTGGCATTGGTCGGTGGCGATCTCGAGAGTGGTCTCGTCGGTGAGCCGGCGGGTCTGGCGATCGAGTGCGACGACAAGGTGGCCTATCTGCCGCCGGGCCACAGGATTCTGTTTCCGGTTTGTGAACTCAGCTGGGACGAAGCGCTCTCTGCGATCGCTGCTGCGATCACGAGCAGCAAGGGCGGCGTATGGCGGGGACGCGATACCAAACGGATCCAGACCGTCTTTGCGGAAGCCGGGAATCCGCTACCGCCTCCGGATTTCGATGTGGAACTGGCCGGCTTCCTCCTGGATCCAGCCGCTCAGCGCACGACGGCGGGCCTGGCTCAGAGCACGCTCGGCCGCAGTGTGCGCAGCTTCGAGGAGATCGCAGGCCGTGGGGCGAAGGCGATTCCGCCCTACGAACTGCCCCTCGACATCGCGGGCCCCTGGGCTGGGGAGGAAGCCGCGGCCCTGCGCGATCTGGAGATGCCGCTCCGTGAACGGCTCGCCAAGGACGAACTCGATGGCCTCTTCGAGGATGTCGAGCTTCCGCTGACCACCGTTCTCTCCGAGATGGAGCGCACGGGCGTGCGCATCGACGAGGCGAAGCTCGCAGAGCTTTCCGAGGAGTACGAGAGCGAGCTCAGCCGCATCCAGGGCCGCATCTATGCGCTGGCCGGCGAAGAGTTCACGATCGCCTCGCCGAAACAATTGCAGGTGATCTTGTTCGACAAGTTGAATCTGACGCCGATCAAGAAGACCAAGACCGGTTTTTCGACCGACGAAGGTGTGCTCGAGCAGCTTGCAAGCCAACATGATCTGCCCGTGGAGATCCTGGCCTACCGCCGGCTCGCCAAGCTGAAGAGCACCTACGTCGATGCGCTGCCTCCGCTGGTGAATGAGGGCACCGGGCGCATCCACCCGACCTTCAACCAATCAGGTGCGGCGACGGGCCGGCTTTCTTCCACCCACCCGAACGTCCAGAACATCCCGATCCGCACCGAGCAGGGCATTCGTATCCGCGAGGCGTTCATTCCGGCCGATGGCAACGTGCTCGTCTCGGCCGACTACAGCCAGGTGGAGCTGCGCGTGATGGCCCACTTCTCAGGTGATGCGAGCCTGATCGAAGCGTTCCACTCCGGCGACGACATCCACCGGCGTACGGCCGCGGAGGTGAGCGGCATCGACCCCGCCGATGTCACGTCCGAGCAGCGTGACGCCGCCAAGGCGATCAATTTCGGAATCCTCTACGGCTCGAGCGCTTTTGGTATTGCCAACCAGCTCGGCATCGCCCAGGCGGAGGCCCAGCAGACCATCGATCGCTATTTCGCCCAATACGAGGGCGTGGCTCGCTTCCTCGCGGACACCAAGGCTGCCGCCAAGCGGGACGGCTACGTGCGCACGCTTCTCGGCCGGCGCCGCTACCTCCCGGATCTCGGCTCCCGCAACCGGGCGCTGCGCATGGCGTCCGAGCGGATGGCCGTGAACACGGTCATCCAGGGCACTGCCGCCGATCTGATCAAGAAGGCCATGATCCTGGTCTCCGAATTCTTGCGGTCGGAGGCCCTGGCCGCCCGCATGATCCTGCAGGTCCACGACGAGCTGGTCTTCGATGCGCCAGCCGCCGAGGTGGAAGCCCTCAGTGAGGGCGTCAGGACCCTCATGGAGGGCGTCTACGCGCTGGAGGTGCCCCTGGTGGTGGATGTCGGCTCAGGAGAGCACTGGCGGGCCGCGCATTGA
- the acpP gene encoding acyl carrier protein, with the protein MLARLREIICSQLGASPQEVVPGARILDDLGADSLDVVELVMALEESYDIIVPDEDAESLQTVADVQAYITAKTAS; encoded by the coding sequence CTGCTGGCCCGCCTGCGTGAGATCATCTGCAGTCAGTTGGGCGCCTCGCCCCAGGAGGTCGTGCCCGGGGCCCGTATCCTCGATGATCTCGGTGCCGATTCTCTCGATGTGGTCGAACTCGTCATGGCCCTCGAGGAGAGCTACGACATCATCGTCCCCGACGAGGATGCGGAATCCCTTCAGACGGTTGCGGATGTCCAGGCCTACATCACGGCCAAGACGGCCTCCTAG